The nucleotide sequence GTATAATGTTCAGAGCGAAgtaaaaataaacaaagaaagaaataagggtataattttcagagcaaagtaaaaataaacagagaaacaaaagaaaatctgGGTTTACCAATTTGAAACATCACGTGACAAATGGATCAGACAAAATCCAAACTAGGTGCTAACATAATGCTACCATCTAGCTGCTTCTATGGCATCTATGTTCTTACGTTCTGTCAAATACTTCTCACAGCTTCGATATTGGAGTTTGAGGATAAGGAGAAGCAGAAGAGATATGAAACAATCTCTTTTAGAAAAATACAAGATGAAGTTAAAGAACTTAAGGTACCTTGCAAATGAATCTAGATTTtgtgttgtttttattttatttttactgtTAGGTACTATGGATGCTTGGAGCAATcagtttcatcttattcaaagaGCCACTTTTGTTCATATTTTTCCTTCACCATAGAAGGGCTCATATTCATAAGGCAATACTTTATAATACGATACATGTGTATATCAAATTTTATGGCTTTGTTGTCCATGTATAAAATACGTCTTTCTTTTCTTATAGGATCTGTCAGACCTTCTGCATGCTCCTGTAGTTTTTTCACACAATGACTTGCTTTCAGGCAATTTGATGTTGAATGATTTGGAAGGCAAGCACCGAGTTCACTTGCATTGTTTATATTTcgatatttaatatatttttttcattttatattCTATACTTGCAAAACTGAATAGGTGGCTATATGTGTTTGTCTTTTTGCCAGAAAAGCTCTACTTCATTGATTTCGAGTATGGGTCGTACAGCTACCGTGGTTATGATATTGCAAACCATTTCAATGAATATGCAGGCTATGATTGCGACTATAGCTTGTAAGTTATCTTCTTACTGGTTGAATTCTCCAATAAAACTTATTGTCATCATGTTGCTCAGTATTTTGTTGCCTGTTCTAGGTATCCAGATAAAAATTCTCAATACCACTTCTTCAGGAACTATCTTCAACCTGATAGGCCAAGTGAGGTATGTTAATATGATAGGTTGTCCTCTTGTGAAGCAAAACAAACGGAATTAATACATGGTGTTGCTAGCTTTTCTTACAAGGTCGAGTCATATGGTGAACCCATTGTAAATTTGGTGTTAGTCATAAGTAGTGTCGAGTCATATGGTGAACCCATTGTAAATTTGGTGTTAGTCATAAGTAGTGTCGAGCCATGCTATAAGTAGTGTCATTGCTTGTTTAAATTAAAATCAGTAACACATGCTTACGTGCTACATGTAATTGCCATTTATACTTGTCTAATTAACGTGAACTGCTCATATTACTTTTCTGAAAGGATTGTATGATGCTTAGCGTTAAAGGTGGTTGGAAAACATTTGAAGTATTGCTTTAAGAAAATATGTGTATTCTTTTGAATGTAGAAGAACATCGTGCAATTTTTTATCTGATGTTATCTCACCACAATGCACTTGTTGTATTTAAAATTCTTATTTGGTTTATTTCTAACTGGAAGGTCCAACTGCAAGATCTGGATGCCCTTTATGTGGAAACAAACACCTATAGATTAGCATCACACATTTACTGGGCGTTGTGGGCTCTTATTCAGGTGAGCACTACCCTCCTTTTGCTACAGACACAACATTCAGTTTCAAGTCTTTTCAAGTTGTTCTTGTAGCAATTGACTTTACTGCCATGCACCCCATTATAATGGAACTTGGAACATATAATTGCCATTTGGATGCAGGCAAAGGTATCCCCCATTGATTTCGACTATCTTGGATACTTTTTTCTACGGTACGACGAATacaagaaacagagggagtCATGCCTCTCCTTGGCAGAAAGCTCCCTCTCCGCATTGAAAAATGGCTAGATCGAGCTTTGGAGCTACCGCCCCCAGCTTATTCATGGAGAACACTCTGATCAGCTGTTGTTGTCAAAACTCGTATCATGGTAGTTAATCTCGTTCTGAAATTCTTCCTGTTTAGTTTTTTTGTTCCTGCAGGAGGCATATGCTTCGCccggtagaaaaaaaatatagtatgaTCGTAGTAGACAACTGGTTGTTTGTAATAAACATAAGCCCTTTGGCCCCTTTCGTACATCATGTAGTAGTAAGCATTTGTTGTGTGCCTATTGGGCATTCACCTGACATGCCGATGGCAATGCGATCGTTGCCTCGTGTTTGGCTATTTTTGCATCTTGGCTTTGTACAGCAATGCACCGGTTGTCGCCGTACATTACTGTGCGCGATCTCCACCGCCACTGGAGTGGTGCACTTAATTTCGATGGTGCTTTTCGTTTGCACGGCAGCTGACCGTGACCGGGACTGATTTGAGGATATCTTTtttctttcccctttttttttttgaaatgaggGATTTGGGGATATAATTACCACCATGCAACTGCAAACTTAAGATTCACAGTGCTAATTTTTAAATTCACATGATCAGTACCAAGAAACATTGGCCGTGATAGTAGATTTACCAAAAGATTCTTCCAAGCAACATTATGTACAAATTAACCAGCGGAGTGCAAAACCACACACAACAACAAACaaccaaaaaaacaaactttCTTGAGCAAAACACAGATCACTCAACGATCAACGGGCACTCTTCATCGTAATTCGTAGATCAAGCGGAAAACGTAGCCACTGATCAGCTTCCTCGATCCACCTCAATGCGTGATGCGGTGATGCCTTCCATGGCGTTTGTCACGGGTCGCGTGGCCTACGCGCGCCACGTACGCCTCATCCGAAGATGCCAGCTGGCTGCGTCATGGCGAACCACCTCCAAGCTAGCCGCAGCCATGGCGCCATCAATACGGGAGCAAGCTGAGCTAAGCTGTcaccgctggcgccgccgcggcggcgggccatCCCGTGCCCATCACGGGCTTTCCGGCGGCCGGACGCGCCGGGGAATGCTGCTGGTCGCCgccgttcttgctgctgctctTCCTCACGAAGCTGAGCAGCTTCTTGATCCCCTTGGCGAAATCCTTGTGcgagtcgccgccggcggaggagaggatcgcccgcggcgtcggcggcgtcgtcgtcgtctccgggcTTCCCCACTGCTTCCTCGCCCGTAGCGGCTGCGGCGATGGCAGCTCCACCGCCGACCTCGGGGAGTCCAGCGCCGccgtgtggtggtggtggagtggaAGCTCCGACACGGACCgggagtggtggcggcgacgcgccgccgcctgcgcgagCTGGtctcgcggaggaggaggtcgcctcGGGCTGGCCGTGGCCGCGTCGCTGATCGGTGGGACGTCGTGCaccctcggcgtcggcggcgcacgcagccgcggcgtcgtcgacgtcgtcgtcgtggcgccgcccgtgccgctgccgcgccggagGAACGGCCGCGGCGTGACGCAGTCGCCGAAGTCGGACGGCACCGCCCCGAGGCTGCTCCGCCTCCGGTGCGCCGGcttcgccgcggccgcgccggtgTTCACCGTCCTCGCCCTGGGCAGCACCACGGCCGAACTCTCCTTCCTCGGGGTGGTCGGAGTAGACACCCCCGGCGGCGACCTCTTCACCTGAGCGGCGGCGCAGTTGAGAGCAAGCGGGCTCaacctaccgccgccgccgccgccggcggctcgAGCGCCGCCCCGCGGCCGGGTCGTCTGCcgctccgacgccgccgcggcgacgccaCCCGTCGTGTGGCGCctggcgtcgcggcggcgcatGTAGGCATCGTACTGCCTGCCGCGGCACGCGCCCTCCGCGCCCGCGCGCGACGCGacgtcgccgacctcgtcgtcgtcgtccgccgcagccgccgcgccctcctccccgcgcgcggcgcgcaTGAGCCTGAGCTGCAGCTCAAGCTCGTACAGCTTCACCCACAGCGCGGCGTGCCCGCGTCccgccatctctctctcgcgcgcgcgcgcgaaaaGCAGAGGGAAACAAACAcacccgtaaaaaaaaaaaacgagcagATCACCCGTGCCCGAGCCGTGTGGAGCCGCGCCGCGAGGACCCTTTGCCTCTTATACGCGGCTGTGTGCGGCGAGCAATAAAACCGGTGGGATTTTGGTACGCGGCAGTGGTGTACTGGTGTTAGATGGGGGAAAACGGTTAGAATCGGTAGCATCTCTTCGTAAACAACGTTCGATCAGCCAATAATTGAtcatatttattatttaaattacCTAGTGTCAATATTAATATGATGtagaaagaaattagaaaaaacaaaatttaaaaattactaAAAAGGTACCGTTGGAAATGGTACCCCTTATACGGAAACGGCGTTCGGTCCATCGAGAATTTCCGTGACCATTTTCAAGTCTAGTATTAGTTTCTactgaaaatgaaaataaagatgaaaacaacattaggaaataaaaaacaaagaaatctttaacatatgattaattaaatctTAATTGTTATAAATATTGAAAATAGATTTACTTCCATACATaatgttttttaaataaaatgtatCATTTGACAGTTCAAAATATGACaacataaaatataaaatatgaatCTTAAAAGAGAGCGGGCGTGTGAGTTTGGTTGTTTGGTGGCCTTTTGATCCGGTCGCCGATGGGGATGACGTTGGGGGCTTGACCGGGTTGGTCGATCCGTTGATTGGCAGCAAAGTTGGCGGCGTGCGTCGCGTCGACTTGGCCAAGCTCCGGCGTCTCGACTAGTCAGATTTTTGTCACTCCTGCGGCACCTTGCTCGACATGATGCTCCCTCCTGCTGCACTGGCTTGAAGAGCGAGTTTTTGTTCTTTACTGTATCACAAGCAGCATCGCATAATCGCATTGACTGATTGGGACGTTCAGGACTTCCTTGTAGTCGAGCTTGGGGCACACTTTTGCATGAAACTAGGATTCAAAAAAGTACAACTGAATTTGATATACAACTTTTTATTTCTGTTTCGGTAAATACAACTATATAAGATCACTATACACTGTTATAATCGATCAAAACATGCATgtccttttattatttttatttttctttaattaacGTGATAATTCCTAGATCTTTGAAGCAAGTAAAGGGGATATCTCGATCTCAACCTCTATTAATAGATTGGAAAATACATGAGTTGCAAAATATCATAGTACAACCGATTCTTGTGGTAATTAAATTTAGAAAAGTTTTGCTGCAAGACACCTAAATTTTATGTAATTGCTGATAAACATCGTAAAAATGTATCATGGCTAAAAGACAcgctaaaaaaataataatttactgAAGCACTCTTTCGACTTACTTGGGGAGAAAAATTCTTCTAATATCCGTAAATACCACTAAAACCATAGGCTTCAAACATGACATTGTATTGAAAATTTGGAAATTATACAGCTCTAAGTCTACCATTACCCTAAGTACGTCGTTAGTATACATCATCTTCTATCTTCACAGCATCCTCATATCATAAGCTTTTGACCTTCGCTCTTTCGGGTAGGCAATTTACATGGGCAAATTCGCTTCCCATTCCTACTTATGAGAAACTAGACAATGTCCTCACATCAACGGAATGGGAATCCAAGTACCCCCTAGTTTCGGTTCATGCTCTTGACAGAGGGGTATCAGACCACACGCCTTTGCTCCTTGACACAGGGGAAGCGACCTTCACGGGAAACATTAAACAGTTTAAATTGGAACTGAGTTGGTTTCTACGTGATGACTTCTATGATCGTGTTCTCGAGATATGGAACAAACCAGTCAAGGGTCGTAATGCGGTCCAAAGATGGAATAACAAGATGAGCGCTTTACGTCGCCATCTTAGAGGTTGGGCTACTCATACCAATGGCGTCTTTAAGCAGAAAAAGGCAAATTTGCAAAACACAATTGATTCTCTAGACATCGCAGCAGAGGTACGACTCCTTTCGGATCAAGAAAGAATTCTTCTTGATCAATCGAGGGATTCTTTGGCAAGTCTACTCCGTGAGGAGGAGATTAAATGGTACCAACGCTCGAAAGTCTCGGACGTACTCTTACGAGATAACAACACAAAATATTTTAACTTGATAGCCAACGGTAAACATAGGAAGAAGAGGATCTTTTTCCTAGACCAGGATGAAGGGAAAATTGAGGGGGTTGAGGCCTTGAAAACTTATATTACAAGTTTTTATAGGAAACTTTTTGGACCACCAGAGGAGAACTCGTTTTCGCTTGATGAGTCCATAATTGGTGATATGGCTCAAGTTTCACAAGCTGAAAATGATTTTCTTACTGCTCCTTTTTCGGAAGAAGAAGTGAAAGAAGCCATCTTTGCGATGGAGCATAATAAAGCTCCTGGACCAGATGGTTTCCCAGCTGAATTTTACCAAAAATTTTGGGACGTTATTAAGCATGACCTGATGAACCTTTTTAATGAATTCCATACTGGTAGCCTCCCAATTTTCGGACTAAATTTTGGGGTACTTACTCTAGTTCCAAAAGTCAAAGAAGCAAATCAAATCCAACAATACAGACCCATATGCTTGTTAAATGTCAGCTATAAAATATTCACTAAGGTGGCTACAAACCGAATTAGCTCGGTTGCTGACCATTTAGTGAACCCGACCCAAACAGCTTTCATGCGTGGACGAAACATTTTAGATGGAGTCGTCATCATACATGAAACAGTTCATGAACTACATAGGAAGAAGTTGAGTGGGGTGATATTCAAAATTGACTTCGAAAAGGCGTATGACAAGGTTAAATGGCCTTTTCTGCTATAAACTCTGCGTATGAAAGGTTTTTCGCCCAAGTGGATATATTGGATTGAGTCTTTCATTTCCGGGGGAAGCGTGGCAGTCAAAGTCAATGATGACGTCAGGCCTTTTTTTCAGACTAAAAAGGGCCTTCGGCAAGGAGACCCTCTCTCCCCAATCCTATTCAACTTTATCGCTGATATGCTAGCCACATTGATAAACAGAGCCAAAACACAAGGGCAAATTGATGGAGTCATACCACATTTGATTGATGGGGGGACTCTCCATTCTACAATATGCCGATGCCACGGTGCTGTTTATGAATCATGACCTTGAAAAAGCTCCGAACATGAAGTTAGTGCTTCTAGCTTTCGAGCAGTTGTCGGGTCTTAAGATCAATTTTCATAAAAGTGAACTGTATTGTTTTGGTGAAGTACTTGATTATAGTGATCAATACAACCAGCTCTTTGGCTGCCAGGTCGGCAACTTCCCATTCCGTTATCTGGGCATTCCGATCCATTATAGGAAGTTGAGAAATGTGGAATGGAAAGAAGTGGTCGAGAGATTTGAGAAGAAATTGAGTAGCTGGAAAGGAAAACTTCTTTCGTTGGGAGGACGACTTACTTTGATTAACTCAGTACTTAGCAGTCTCCCAATGTATATGATGTCATTCCTTGCAATTCCTAGTGGGGTACTTAAAAAACTTGATTACCTTCGATCTAGGTTTTATTGGCAAGGGGATGGACATAAGAAGAAATACTGGCTTGCTAAGTGGGACATTATTTGCCGTCCCAAAGAACAGGGGGGCTAGGAATTCATGACCTCGAGATAAAGAATAAAGAGTTGATTAGTAAGTGGTTATACAAACTACTTACCACCGATGGAATATGGCAACAACTGCTACGCAATAAATATTTGGGATCACAACCTTTATCTCAAGCCTATTGGAAAGCGGGGGATTCACATTTTTGGGCTAGTCTTATGAAGGTTAAACAGGACTTTTTCCGTTTTGGATCCTTCAAGATTAGGGACGGCTCCCAAGTTAGGTTCTGGGAAGACAAATGGTTGGGTAATGCCTCGTTAAGAGAACAGTATCCTTGTCTATATAACATAGTTAGGCATAAACAGTCGACTATCGCACAGATTTTCCAAACCAATCCTCCGTGCCTTTCATGGCGACGGGATTTAATTGGTGCAAAACTAGCTGCTTGGCATAACCTATTGCCTCGCATAGCTGATTTGGTTCTGGTACAGGAGCAAGATGAGTTTCACTAGAACCTCACCCCGAATGGGGTCTTCTCGGTCAAATCTCATTATCTAGCTCTAACACATACTGGGGTTCCGAATATCAATAGACAGATTTGGAAGGTGAAAGTACCCCTAAAAGTTATAATCTTCCTTTGGTATTTACGCCGGGGCGTAATCCTCACCAAGGACAACCTTGCTAAGAGAAAATGGAAAGGCAGCAAGACATGTTGTTTCTGTCACAAGGATGAAACTATCCAACATTTATTCTTTCAATGCCTCTTATCTCGCTTGGTGTTGTCTGTAATTCATTTGGCTTCTAATCTGAAACCTCCTCGCAATGTTGGTCATATGTTTGGGAGTTGGCTATCATATGTCCCCCAAAGAAATGAGGAATCTGCTTTTGATGGGTGCAACAGCTCTGTGTTGGTCCATTTGGCTAAGCAGGAATGGAGTAATTTTTTATAACAAGATGGTGTCTTCTTCTTTGCAGGTTATCACCTTAGTTACCTAGTGGCTACGTACCTGGGCTATCCTCCTCCAACCGGAACTGCGGGATACTATTATGGTGGTATCTCGACGTTTGGACCAGGTGGTACAGGAGTTTTTTACCCAGGAGCATGGGTAGCGGTCTAGTCTACGGATTGATAGCCACTAAGATATACGGTGGTATCTCGACAGGCGGCACAGGAGTTTTTTTTACCCAGGAGCATGGGTGGCGGTCTAGTCTACGGATTGATAGCCACTAAGATATATGTTTCTGTTAAACTTTTGTGCTTGGGAGATGTTctagttgtttctttcttcttttttggctGTGTACTTTTTATGCAGAGGCCGGGGGTGACTCAATTTGATTGTATCATTTTGATGTAATTAACTGAGTctaaataaagcttccattatcttaaaaaagggCATTATTGTATTTTGGAATAATTTCTCACTCCAATTGAGTATAAAGTATCCTCAAGCGAATTACTAATTTTCTTAGAATGTTTTTTTTAGCTATGAcacgtttttataatttctatcaACAAATTTTATGTGTCTTGTAGGCCTTAAATTTATTCATGCACGGTCCTGTGTGAAAACGGACTGGCAAGATGGCTCGCAGTCCTTTGATAAATTCCGACTTAGTGCCAAGGTCGTCAGGTATGAGCAGAGAATTTTGACTCTAACCTGTTGTTTGTGCGTGCTATTAGATAACATCGTCTTGGTTGGACTCTGTCGTTCAGATTCACTTACCACTGCTGCTGCAAAGACGAGTTAGGCTCGTCAACTCGAGCTCAAGTTGGGTGATACAGCATAAACATTCCATATAGCCGTTTTGTTTATGAGACAACTTTGTTTACCAAAACTCTTTAGCATTATCTACAATGGAGTAATTTTTCACCAACCGACCTGATGAGGGCAACACCAATTGCTGCAAATTCCAAAGTGTTCAAAGGCTGACCACCAGACACAACTAAACAAAACTGTAGCCAGGTAGTTGGTTGAGCTCAAATTACCTACTTCTACCAAGGAAAGCAGCACAGCATTATTATATGTCCAAAGTCTAAAGAGCACGTCCTGTATTGAACTCTGCATTTTGCAGTGACATCAAGTAGGAATAGCAGCGATACACCATTTCCAAGCAAGAGCAGTGCAACAAAGTTTTGACTAAATATCAAAATTCCTATTTCACATGTTTTCTTAAAGAAAATCCTATTTCGCAAGAGCGTTGTCTGCTTAGGAAAGAACAGCCATTACGTCGGATACCCTGAGAACAATATATTCGCCATCTTCACCCTTAAACTCGCTTCCCGCGTACTTGGAGTACATCACGGTATTCCCAGGAGTGATTGACAAGGGTTTCCTGCTGCCATCCTCAACCAATGGTCCTGGGCCTACGGCTGTCACCTATTTCGCAAAACAGAAGAAGGCGGGATTATCAGCACACATTTAGTGATTGATCGACAATGTATACAGTACATTTGCAGATTGGAGAGAGTGAAATATTGTATGTTTGATTGCTCGTCTCATAAACTAgtcaaaataaaactaacaaaTAGTAGTATTCAGTAGTCAGTCAaatatcagattttttttattttttatttgaagaATGACAACCCTCAGATTCCACACAGAAGGATGCACTAGGAAGTTCTTTCACCCTCTGACTACTAGTTCTGCATCTAAGGTGGTAGTCACATGTCCACACTTCACACGTTATGGTGCAGTAAGTGAAAATATCAACAGCTTCTGAAAGAAAGCATGATCACTGACTGATTATTGTATTAGTTATGGtgac is from Oryza sativa Japonica Group chromosome 9, ASM3414082v1 and encodes:
- the LOC107278099 gene encoding uncharacterized protein → MAGRGHAALWVKLYELELQLRLMRAARGEEGAAAAADDDDEVGDVASRAGAEGACRGRQYDAYMRRRDARRHTTGGVAAAASERQTTRPRGGARAAGGGGGGRLSPLALNCAAAQVKRSPPGVSTPTTPRKESSAVVLPRARTVNTGAAAAKPAHRRRSSLGAVPSDFGDCVTPRPFLRRGSGTGGATTTTSTTPRLRAPPTPRVHDVPPISDAATASPRRPPPPRDQLAQAAARRRHHSRSVSELPLHHHHTAALDSPRSAVELPSPQPLRARKQWGSPETTTTPPTPRAILSSAGGDSHKDFAKGIKKLLSFVRKSSSKNGGDQQHSPARPAAGKPVMGTGWPAAAAAPAVTA